The Mytilus galloprovincialis chromosome 2, xbMytGall1.hap1.1, whole genome shotgun sequence genome has a window encoding:
- the LOC143065509 gene encoding uncharacterized protein LOC143065509 encodes MADISFPAYAVLVFTIIHSFSMLPLQAEKENDGFVLNQMFTEVLDKQRIHEASILLQQKNKVNQVHQIDGIHELQKVTKEKDDQKDELQKMRKLIKDQADQKVEIEELRKLIKDQADQKAEIEEFRKLIKDQADKNAETEELRKLIKYQADQIAVIGELRKLIKDQADQKSEIEELRKLIIVKSNYKTELVEMWKVIEDQAIEIGKLKKIQNLLKAYYNEIINIKAETDINQNFKTSQLIQHEHISNNIYKDEKDLAGRNVPVEDSVNKTNQSLNNTSIVGYKLYKRLLQAGSGGIAFSVYLDHDVDFGAHQILKYNRIITNEGNGYNVHTGSFTCPESGMYLLYFSIGQRGDTAARGAYIYLMVNSVNVIDAAVDSYHNAQDLQGGNTVIIRLKAGDVVFTEGGASDHVEGSTGVRLTSFSGVLLYP; translated from the exons ATGGCTGACATCTCTTTTCCTGCATACGCTGTCCTTGTGTTTACTATAATTCATTCTTTTTCAATGCTACCTTTACAAGCTGAAAAAGAAAATGACGGCTTTGTATTAAATCAAATGTTTACAGAAGTTCTAGATAAACAAAG GATTCATGAAGCTTCCATTTTGTTGCAACAGAAAAATAAGGTTAATCAAGTACATCAAATCGATGGAATTCATGAGCTGCAGAAAGTAACCAAGGAGAAAGACGATCAAAAAGATGAACTTCAAAAGATGAGGAAATTGATCAAGGATCAAGCCGATCAAAAAGTTGAAATTGAAGAATTGCGGAAATTGATCAAGGATCAAGCTGATCAGAAAGCTGAAATTGAAGAATTCCGGAAATTGATCAAGGATCAAGCTGATAAAAATGCTGAAACTGAGGAATTGCGGAAATTGATCAAATATCAAGCTGATCAGATAGCTGTAATTGGGGAATTGCGGAAACTGATCAAGGATCAAGCCGATCAAAAATCTGAAATTGAGGAATTGCGGAAATTAATCATTGTTAAATCCAATTATAAAACTGAACTTGTGGAAATGTGGAAAGTAATAGAAGACCAAGCTATTGAAATTGGTAAATTgaagaaaatacaaaacttaCTCAAGGCTTATTACAACGAGATAATCAACATAAAAGCTGAGACTGACATTAACCAAAATTTTAAGACTTCACAGTTAATACAGCATGAACACATTTCTAATAACATATACAAAGATGAGAAGGATCTTGCTGGAAGAAATGTACCTGTTGAGGATTCAGTAAATAAAACAAACCAGTCTTTAAATAACACTAGCATTGTTGGGTATAAACTATACAAGAGACTTCTTCAAG CTGGTTCTGGCGGTATCGCATTCAGTGTTTATCTTGATCACGACGTCGATTTTGGCGCacatcaaattttgaaatataacagG ATTATAACAAATGAAGGGAATGGATACAATGTACATACAGGTTCTTTTACGTGTCCAGAAAGTGGAATGTATTTACTGTATTTCAGCATTGGACAGAGAGGCGACACTGCAGCTAGAGGCGCTTATATCTATCTAATGGTCAATAGTGTGAACGTTATAGATGCGGCAGTAGACTCTTATCATAACGCACAAGATCTTCAAGGCGGAAATACAGTTATTATACGTCTCAAAGCTGGGGATGTTGTATTCACCGAGGGTGGTGCCAGTGATCATGTTGAAGGATCAACAGGAGTACGCCTTACTTCGTTCTCTGGTGTTCTTTTATACCCTTAA